One window of the Eucalyptus grandis isolate ANBG69807.140 chromosome 8, ASM1654582v1, whole genome shotgun sequence genome contains the following:
- the LOC104414405 gene encoding haloacid dehalogenase-like hydrolase domain-containing protein At2g33255, with product MEENILWEGSHEEIYGVDFTVLDVARAAELCSFLDSKKLRRGLITRNMRSAVDLFHQRFGIIFSPALSREFRPYKPDPAPLLHICSSWEVQPSEVMMVGDSLKDDVICGKRAGSFTCLLDQTGRYDASEFDSADLKPDFKVSSLTEVFPLLEANFDLAP from the exons atggaagagaacATACTTTGGGAAGGAAGCCACGAGGAGATTTACGGCGTAGACTTCACCGTTTTGGACGTTGCGA GGGCAGCCGAGCTTTGTAGTTTTCTAGATTCAAAGAAGTTAAG AAGAGGACTAATCACAAGAAATATGAGGTCAGCGGTTGATTTGTTTCACCAACGCTTTGGG ATTATATTTTCTCCAGCATTGAGCAGAGAATTTCGTCCCTATAAACCTGACCCAGCTCCACTTCTGCATATATGTTCTAGTTGGGAAGTCCAACCTAGTGAAGTAATGATGGTCGGCGACAGCCTGAAAGATGAT GTGATTTGTGGAAAACGTGCTGGCTCGTTCACCTGTCTGCTAGATCAGACTGGCAGATACGACGCTTCTGAGTTTGATAGTGCAGATCTCAAACCGGATTTCAAGGTGTCGAGCCTTACTGAAGTTTTCCCGCTGCTGGAGGCAAATTTCGATCTTGCACCCTGA